Proteins encoded within one genomic window of Ignavibacteria bacterium:
- a CDS encoding selenium-dependent xanthine dehydrogenase — translation GDTFCTGQVFEKSVGIKKTLLAVKDIFYSSKFAGIACGIKNVGIGNGMPEFGHAVVKINPDETLTLKTGFTEMGQGFCTVLIQFFCEVTGMDARKVRVEIDTTHPTPCGMTTASRATVLGGRAVIKAAQEMKKDLDTGNTLRDLIGKEYFGEVVIDYTTALDAKTNKPITHMTFGFATQVCILDDDGTLKKFVAAHDVGKVINKKLLEGQLEGSIHMGLGYALTEDLKLTNGVPDSFKLRSLGLLRAKDMPETEIILIEENESEGPFGAKGVGEIGLVPTAGAVASALYKFDGVRRFKLPMKDSAAAKAILGGVK, via the coding sequence GGTGATACGTTTTGCACGGGACAAGTGTTTGAAAAATCCGTAGGCATAAAAAAAACATTGCTTGCGGTGAAAGATATTTTTTATTCATCGAAGTTTGCCGGTATTGCATGCGGAATAAAAAATGTCGGCATCGGAAATGGAATGCCGGAATTTGGTCACGCTGTTGTGAAAATAAATCCCGACGAAACGCTTACGCTCAAAACCGGTTTCACTGAAATGGGACAAGGATTTTGCACTGTACTGATTCAGTTTTTCTGCGAAGTAACAGGAATGGATGCTCGAAAAGTTCGTGTGGAAATTGATACAACACATCCAACGCCGTGCGGAATGACAACTGCTTCTCGTGCGACTGTGCTTGGTGGACGTGCTGTTATTAAAGCCGCGCAAGAAATGAAAAAAGATTTGGATACAGGAAACACGTTGCGCGATTTGATTGGCAAAGAATATTTTGGTGAAGTCGTGATTGATTACACAACTGCGCTCGATGCAAAAACAAATAAACCGATTACGCATATGACGTTCGGTTTTGCAACGCAAGTGTGTATTCTCGATGATGATGGAACGTTGAAAAAATTTGTCGCCGCGCACGATGTCGGAAAAGTAATCAACAAAAAACTTCTCGAAGGACAACTCGAAGGCTCGATTCATATGGGGCTTGGCTATGCGTTGACGGAAGATTTGAAATTGACAAACGGCGTTCCCGATTCATTTAAACTTCGTTCGCTTGGATTGTTGCGCGCGAAAGATATGCCGGAAACAGAAATTATTTTGATTGAAGAAAACGAAAGTGAAGGACCGTTTGGCGCAAAAGGAGTAGGCGAAATCGGTTTAGTGCCGACAGCAGGAGCAGTCGCAAGCGCGTTGTATAAATTCGATGGTGTGCGAAGATTCAAATTGCCGATGAAGGATAGTGCTGCGGCGAAAGCGATTTTGGGTGGAGTGAAATAA
- a CDS encoding pyridoxal-phosphate dependent enzyme, translating to MSKIIKQLHTETIKKTATHCKERGITIPTFAQMRNPETIPNSIKQKLSSVGLWDVNPLNLFRITWKNNIENKQFGAVNYVEIPKSISGVNARIIGLVGKYFPTGAHKVGAAFGCLVPRLVSGEFDPQKHKAVWPSTGNFCRGGAFDCALLDCTAVAILPEGMSKERFTWLKEIGAEVIATPGTESNVKEIYDKCWELKRDANNIIFNQFEEFGNPIWHYNVTGPAIEEVFRSLGKNSRASAYISATGSAGTIAAGDYLKKQFPHLKVVATEALQCPTLLMNGFGAHRIEGIGDKHIPWVHNAMNTDCVAAIDDEDCMRVLRLLNEDEGKKYLSSLGISAKENEQLSLLGISSICNLLAAIKTAKYFEFNENDVIFTIFTDSPDLYQSRLKELEEEHGKYSLLNAAKDHSAPLFHQSIDYYKELNYYDRKAIHNLKYFTWVEQQGKTYEEINAQWNEEYWRSLFEDEVKYFDELIENFNRG from the coding sequence ATGTCAAAAATTATCAAACAACTTCACACAGAAACAATAAAGAAAACAGCAACGCATTGCAAAGAACGCGGCATTACGATTCCAACATTTGCCCAAATGCGAAATCCGGAAACGATTCCGAATTCCATCAAACAAAAACTTTCGAGCGTTGGATTGTGGGATGTAAATCCGCTCAATCTTTTTCGCATTACGTGGAAAAATAATATCGAGAATAAACAATTCGGCGCAGTGAATTATGTCGAAATTCCGAAATCGATTTCCGGAGTGAATGCGCGCATCATCGGACTTGTCGGAAAATATTTTCCAACAGGAGCGCATAAAGTCGGTGCGGCGTTCGGATGTTTGGTTCCGCGTTTAGTCAGCGGTGAATTTGACCCGCAAAAACACAAGGCAGTGTGGCCTTCGACAGGAAATTTTTGCCGCGGTGGTGCATTTGATTGCGCGTTGCTCGATTGCACTGCAGTTGCGATTCTTCCCGAAGGAATGTCCAAAGAGCGATTTACGTGGCTGAAAGAAATCGGCGCGGAAGTGATTGCAACGCCGGGAACGGAATCGAACGTGAAAGAAATTTACGACAAGTGCTGGGAATTAAAACGCGACGCGAACAATATCATCTTCAATCAGTTTGAAGAATTTGGAAATCCGATTTGGCATTACAATGTTACGGGACCCGCGATTGAAGAAGTATTTCGTTCGCTTGGAAAAAATTCACGAGCGTCGGCATATATTTCAGCAACAGGTTCTGCGGGAACAATTGCCGCTGGAGATTATTTGAAAAAACAATTTCCGCATTTGAAAGTTGTTGCAACAGAAGCGCTGCAATGTCCGACGCTATTGATGAACGGTTTCGGCGCACATCGTATTGAAGGGATTGGCGATAAACATATTCCTTGGGTTCATAATGCGATGAATACGGATTGTGTTGCGGCGATTGACGATGAAGATTGTATGCGTGTGTTGCGTTTGCTCAATGAAGACGAAGGAAAAAAATATTTATCGTCTCTTGGAATTTCTGCAAAAGAAAATGAACAACTTTCTCTGCTCGGAATTTCTTCGATATGTAATTTACTCGCGGCAATAAAAACGGCAAAATATTTTGAGTTCAATGAGAACGATGTCATCTTCACAATTTTTACTGACTCACCGGATTTGTATCAATCGCGTTTGAAAGAATTGGAAGAAGAGCACGGAAAATATTCGTTGCTCAATGCGGCGAAAGACCATTCTGCGCCGTTGTTTCATCAATCCATTGATTATTACAAAGAATTGAATTACTACGACAGAAAAGCAATTCACAATTTAAAATATTTTACGTGGGTTGAGCAGCAAGGAAAAACGTATGAAGAAATTAATGCGCAATGGAATGAAGAATACTGGCGCAGTTTGTTTGAAGATGAAGTAAAATATTTTGATGAATTAATTGAGAATTTTAATCGTGGGTAG
- a CDS encoding DUF1016 domain-containing protein, with the protein MRKKLSSITSLLPKNYDTFLTDLKRRTREAQTKAALSVNRELLLLYWHIGKQILQQQAKEGWGAKVIERLSLDLCREFPEMKGFSERNLKYMRAFAAEYRNEQFVQEVLAQITWYHNITLLDKVENLDERIWYAQKTIENGWSRNVLVHQIESGLYHRSGKAITNFSRTLPSPQSELAQQLLKDPYTFDFLSLSKQAVERDLETALREHLKEFLLELGVGFAFVGNQFHIVVGEQDFYIDLVFYHTKLHCYIVIELKMTEFQPEFAGKMNFYLTAIDEQLRTKNDEPTIGIILCKSKNKLVVEYALRDVKKPIGVSSYRLTSSLPKNLKGNLPTVKQLESELTKKTSSKK; encoded by the coding sequence ATGCGTAAAAAGTTATCTTCCATCACATCTCTCCTCCCCAAGAATTACGATACATTTCTTACCGATTTAAAACGCCGCACCAGAGAAGCACAAACAAAAGCGGCGTTAAGTGTTAATCGGGAATTGTTGCTGTTATACTGGCACATCGGAAAACAAATTTTACAGCAACAAGCAAAAGAAGGTTGGGGCGCAAAAGTAATCGAGCGGCTTTCACTGGATTTGTGCAGAGAGTTTCCCGAGATGAAAGGATTTTCCGAACGCAACTTAAAGTATATGCGAGCATTTGCAGCCGAATATCGCAATGAACAATTTGTGCAAGAGGTGCTTGCACAAATTACGTGGTATCATAACATTACACTTTTAGATAAAGTAGAAAATCTAGATGAACGAATTTGGTATGCTCAAAAAACTATCGAAAACGGATGGAGCCGCAACGTTCTTGTTCATCAAATCGAAAGCGGATTATATCATCGCTCTGGAAAAGCAATTACTAATTTTTCTCGCACGCTTCCTTCGCCTCAATCCGAACTTGCGCAACAATTATTGAAAGACCCATATACGTTCGATTTTCTTTCGTTGAGTAAACAAGCGGTGGAACGCGATTTGGAAACAGCATTGCGAGAACATCTCAAAGAATTTCTTCTCGAACTCGGCGTTGGATTTGCCTTTGTTGGTAATCAATTTCATATTGTCGTTGGCGAGCAAGACTTTTACATCGACTTAGTTTTCTATCATACGAAACTTCATTGTTATATTGTGATTGAATTGAAGATGACGGAATTCCAACCGGAGTTTGCCGGAAAAATGAATTTCTATCTTACTGCAATTGATGAACAACTGCGAACAAAAAATGACGAGCCAACAATCGGAATAATTTTATGCAAATCGAAAAATAAACTTGTTGTAGAATATGCTTTACGCGATGTGAAGAAACCAATTGGCGTTTCATCGTATCGTTTAACTTCTTCTCTCCCGAAAAATCTCAAAGGCAATTTGCCAACAGTGAAACAACTTGAATCGGAACTCACAAAGAAAACATCATCGAAAAAATAA